The following proteins are encoded in a genomic region of Gimesia algae:
- a CDS encoding neutral/alkaline non-lysosomal ceramidase N-terminal domain-containing protein encodes MKSPLAPLLLAALALLIPTQVFAELQAGATIVDVTPTKFPVLVNGSMTSRSVSTVKTKVNARAIVVADGEERLAIVVVDSCMLPRPLLDEVKTLTAQRTKIPADHILISATHAHSAPSSLACLGTDADPEYVPFLRGKLVDAIAAAEANLEPAQVGWGSENAADYTALRRWILRSDRLRDDPFGNPTVRATMHAGTKWDNAVGESGPEDPELSLISFRAKNGRPIALLANFSMHYFGDGALSADYFGLYCNGLQEQLSKKDVKDAPSFVAIMSHGCSGDIYRRDYTKPKDQWAITDDINEYAKGLIKITMQAYKNIKYLEDADIEMAENRLQMNYRVPNKQLLEWSQRIVKELGDRLPKTAEEIYAREQVILHERQSTEIVTQALRIGDIAITTTPNETYALTGLKLKRQSPLKQTMVIELANGGDGYIPPPEQHLLGGYNTWAARSAGLEVLAEPRIVESDLELLEKVTSQRRKFYQQSRGPAAEAILSLKPAAYWRLDEFNGPRARDLSGNQRDAFYEPAIAYFLEGPKSKSFCKDGETNRAVHFAGDRLQSRINDLSDQFTISLWLWNGMPLDARDISGWMISQGPDHGLAAYGDHLGVGGKEFPGKLVFMNGADRKLHAGKTAIERWTWNQVTLVRDGKSLKVFLNGKLEIDLETASAKAGPLLDQLFFGGRTDNQSNWEGRLDEIAVFNRALSDAEVKKLAK; translated from the coding sequence ATGAAATCGCCACTCGCCCCGCTCCTGCTTGCCGCCCTGGCATTATTGATACCCACGCAGGTCTTCGCTGAATTACAGGCTGGTGCCACCATCGTGGATGTCACCCCCACCAAATTTCCCGTACTCGTCAATGGCAGTATGACCAGCCGCAGCGTGAGCACGGTCAAAACCAAAGTCAACGCGCGGGCCATCGTGGTCGCTGATGGAGAGGAACGTCTGGCGATTGTCGTCGTAGACAGTTGCATGCTGCCGCGTCCCCTGCTGGATGAAGTCAAAACGTTAACGGCACAACGTACTAAAATCCCTGCCGATCATATTCTGATTTCTGCCACGCATGCTCACTCGGCTCCCTCCAGCCTGGCCTGTTTGGGAACCGACGCCGATCCTGAATATGTACCCTTCCTCAGAGGAAAACTGGTGGATGCGATCGCCGCCGCAGAAGCGAATCTGGAACCCGCTCAGGTCGGCTGGGGATCGGAAAACGCCGCCGACTACACTGCGCTCAGACGCTGGATCCTACGATCCGATCGACTCAGAGATGATCCCTTCGGCAACCCCACCGTTCGTGCCACCATGCACGCCGGTACCAAATGGGATAACGCCGTCGGTGAATCGGGTCCGGAAGATCCTGAATTATCGCTGATTTCATTCCGTGCAAAAAATGGTCGCCCCATCGCTCTGCTGGCGAATTTCTCCATGCATTACTTCGGCGATGGTGCGCTCTCCGCCGATTACTTCGGATTGTACTGTAACGGTCTACAGGAACAGCTAAGCAAAAAAGATGTGAAGGATGCACCTTCGTTTGTCGCGATCATGTCGCATGGCTGCAGTGGTGACATCTACCGTCGTGACTATACGAAACCCAAAGATCAATGGGCGATTACCGATGACATTAACGAATATGCTAAAGGTCTGATCAAAATCACCATGCAGGCCTATAAGAATATTAAGTACCTCGAAGACGCCGACATCGAAATGGCAGAAAACCGCCTGCAGATGAATTACCGCGTCCCCAATAAACAGCTGCTGGAGTGGTCACAACGCATTGTGAAAGAATTAGGCGACCGTCTACCGAAGACCGCCGAAGAAATTTACGCACGTGAGCAGGTAATTCTGCACGAACGCCAGTCTACGGAAATCGTCACACAGGCACTTCGTATCGGCGATATCGCGATTACTACGACTCCCAATGAAACCTATGCCTTGACCGGCCTGAAACTGAAACGACAAAGCCCACTTAAACAGACAATGGTCATCGAACTGGCCAATGGCGGCGACGGCTACATTCCCCCTCCCGAACAGCATCTGCTGGGTGGCTACAACACCTGGGCAGCCCGTTCGGCTGGTCTCGAAGTTTTAGCGGAACCGCGCATTGTAGAGTCCGATCTGGAACTACTGGAAAAAGTCACCAGTCAGCGTCGCAAATTCTATCAGCAGAGTCGAGGACCGGCGGCAGAAGCGATTCTCTCGCTCAAACCAGCCGCGTACTGGCGTCTCGATGAATTTAATGGCCCCCGTGCCCGCGATCTTTCCGGCAATCAACGCGATGCCTTTTATGAACCGGCAATCGCTTACTTTCTGGAAGGCCCCAAATCGAAATCATTCTGTAAAGACGGGGAAACCAACCGCGCAGTCCACTTCGCCGGGGATCGTCTGCAGTCTCGCATCAACGATCTCAGCGATCAGTTTACGATCTCACTCTGGCTCTGGAATGGCATGCCTCTGGATGCACGTGACATCAGTGGCTGGATGATTTCACAAGGCCCCGACCATGGGCTGGCCGCTTACGGAGATCATCTGGGTGTCGGCGGTAAAGAGTTTCCCGGCAAACTGGTCTTCATGAATGGAGCCGACCGTAAGCTACACGCAGGCAAAACAGCCATCGAACGCTGGACCTGGAACCAGGTCACGCTGGTTCGCGACGGGAAATCGCTCAAAGTCTTCTTGAACGGTAAACTCGAAATCGATCTGGAAACCGCATCCGCCAAAGCGGGTCCCCTGCTCGACCAGCTCTTCTTTGGGGGA